A genomic window from Haladaptatus caseinilyticus includes:
- a CDS encoding gamma-glutamylcyclotransferase family protein: protein MLVFVYGTLTDTDHVESVVETFEFVDDAILSGMHRVDGTYPTVAPGGETKGRLLETPDTTMLDSYEGVERGLYVRVTVPSEVGEVAVYVGEPGQLGVEDAVSWPGDGSLEQRVRRYIRKQNVRIRTAE, encoded by the coding sequence ATGTTAGTGTTCGTCTACGGGACACTCACCGACACAGACCATGTCGAATCGGTCGTCGAAACGTTCGAGTTCGTCGATGATGCAATATTGTCGGGAATGCATCGTGTCGATGGAACGTATCCGACAGTGGCACCAGGTGGTGAAACGAAAGGTCGGCTGCTCGAAACGCCAGACACGACCATGCTCGATTCGTACGAAGGCGTCGAACGTGGATTGTACGTACGGGTCACGGTTCCATCGGAAGTCGGAGAGGTGGCGGTGTACGTCGGAGAGCCGGGTCAACTAGGTGTCGAAGACGCTGTTTCGTGGCCCGGTGATGGAAGCTTAGAACAGCGTGTCCGCCGATACATCCGTAAGCAAAACGTTCGGATTCGAACTGCCGAATGA
- a CDS encoding alpha/beta hydrolase — MPDTRFTTDTIDGPHAGQHIATTGSDVDEADTAIVLVHGRGATAESILELSHEFSHDEIAYVAPQASQNTWYPQSFLAPMESNQPYLSSALALLDTIVSDLDTAGIPPDRIFLLGFSQGACLTTEFVARNAKRYGGVAGLSGGLIGPEGTPREYEGSLDDTPIYLGCSDRDPHIPVERVHETRDVLRDLDADVTEQIFEGMGHGVVPEEIASVAEMVDELMAT; from the coding sequence ATGCCAGATACCCGGTTCACCACGGATACGATCGACGGCCCACACGCCGGACAACATATCGCGACCACAGGTTCGGACGTGGACGAGGCCGATACGGCGATAGTACTCGTCCACGGGCGCGGCGCGACTGCCGAGAGTATCCTCGAACTATCCCACGAGTTTTCACACGACGAAATCGCTTACGTTGCGCCACAGGCATCGCAAAACACGTGGTACCCCCAATCGTTTCTCGCCCCGATGGAGTCGAACCAGCCGTATCTGTCGTCCGCGTTGGCGTTGCTCGACACGATCGTTTCCGACCTCGATACCGCTGGAATCCCGCCGGACCGGATCTTTCTCCTCGGGTTCTCACAAGGTGCGTGCTTGACGACGGAGTTCGTCGCACGAAACGCGAAGCGGTACGGCGGCGTCGCCGGGTTGAGCGGCGGTCTTATCGGTCCGGAAGGAACGCCCCGCGAATACGAGGGGTCGCTCGACGATACCCCGATTTATCTTGGCTGTAGCGACCGCGATCCGCACATTCCGGTCGAACGCGTCCACGAGACGAGGGACGTGCTCCGTGACCTCGACGCGGATGTGACCGAGCAAATTTTCGAGGGGATGGGCCACGGCGTCGTGCCCGAGGAAATCGCCAGCGTTGCAGAAATGGTGGACGAACTGATGGCAACCTAA
- a CDS encoding MATE family efflux transporter, translating into MAEQVLRTLMRTTDIIVTALFSPAAVAAIGLADLYARLPLRIGLGLGGGAIALSSQDTGVGATANRDEAVTQAILVSAVAGIPFVLFGLLFAEPAIALLGAPPNVARMGGTYLLIIFLTAPARHVALVAARSLQGTGDTKTPMYVNVVSNLLNIGGTVALGLGIGPFPEWRIVGVGVATAVGNLFTATALLLAIHGGWTQSSFARPHNRTITKQLLVVSAPRIGEGIAATIAEFPFNAILLAFGTEVNAAYQIGRRVYQQVTGPLSRGYSVASSVIVGQALGNGDPDRARFEGWATVALGLLTVGGIGGLLFLTAVPLVRLFTSDPPTLEYAADFARVYGLAAPFLVSFVVLAGSLQGGSDTKTPFIARTSGMFLFMVGFSWLVGVRLGYGVTGVYAGIILYYVWSTAIVGAGFYWGEWASRATAMMKERGSAEEA; encoded by the coding sequence ATGGCCGAGCAGGTGCTTCGGACGTTGATGCGGACGACGGACATCATCGTCACTGCCCTGTTTTCTCCGGCCGCAGTCGCGGCAATCGGTCTCGCCGACCTCTATGCCAGACTCCCCCTCCGAATCGGTCTCGGTCTTGGTGGTGGCGCTATCGCGCTCTCGAGTCAGGACACCGGCGTCGGTGCAACCGCGAACCGCGACGAAGCCGTTACGCAAGCGATTCTCGTCAGCGCGGTTGCTGGCATCCCCTTCGTCCTCTTCGGTCTGCTGTTCGCCGAGCCAGCGATCGCACTCCTCGGCGCACCTCCAAACGTTGCACGAATGGGCGGCACGTATCTCCTTATCATCTTTCTCACTGCACCCGCTCGACACGTCGCGCTCGTCGCCGCACGCTCCTTACAGGGAACTGGCGATACGAAAACACCGATGTATGTCAACGTGGTTTCCAATCTGCTCAACATCGGTGGTACCGTCGCACTTGGACTCGGCATCGGTCCGTTTCCGGAGTGGCGCATCGTCGGCGTCGGCGTCGCTACCGCAGTTGGCAACCTGTTCACTGCGACAGCACTCCTATTGGCGATCCACGGCGGGTGGACGCAGTCGTCGTTTGCCCGACCCCACAATCGAACCATCACCAAACAACTACTCGTCGTCAGTGCTCCACGAATCGGCGAAGGCATCGCCGCGACGATTGCCGAGTTCCCGTTCAACGCGATTTTGCTCGCCTTCGGAACCGAAGTCAACGCGGCGTATCAAATCGGTCGGCGGGTGTATCAGCAGGTGACGGGTCCACTCTCCCGTGGATACAGCGTTGCTTCCAGTGTCATCGTCGGTCAGGCTCTCGGTAACGGTGATCCCGACCGAGCACGCTTCGAGGGGTGGGCAACCGTCGCCCTCGGACTTCTAACGGTCGGCGGAATCGGCGGTCTCCTCTTTCTCACCGCCGTGCCGCTGGTCCGGCTTTTCACCTCCGACCCGCCGACGCTCGAATACGCCGCGGACTTCGCCCGTGTGTACGGATTAGCTGCGCCGTTCCTCGTTTCGTTCGTCGTCCTCGCCGGGTCACTGCAGGGTGGGAGCGATACGAAAACACCATTCATCGCCCGCACGTCTGGAATGTTCCTGTTCATGGTCGGATTCTCGTGGCTGGTCGGCGTCCGGCTTGGATACGGTGTGACGGGTGTTTATGCAGGTATTATCCTGTATTACGTCTGGTCAACAGCGATCGTCGGAGCGGGATTCTACTGGGGAGAATGGGCGTCGCGCGCTACTGCGATGATGAAGGAGCGAGGGAGCGCCGAGGAGGCTTGA